The sequence CCTTAACCATAAGATCTTTGGCCTCCTGACTGTCACTTGGCTCCAATACCGGAATGTTAAACATATTCCCGTAATGTCGTACATCATTGTAATCATCACCCGCAATACGCCCCACATCATCGCCAACCACCAATACCAGGCCTCCGTTGATCTGGCTGCCGGCAGCTCCGCCCAATGCGTCAGCTGCTACATGCAAACCTACGGTTTTCATTATTGCCAGGCTACGATAACCTGCAAATGAAGCTCCGATGGCTACTTCTAATCCCACTTTTTCATTGGTCGACCATTCACAATAAATCTCAGGGTATTTATGCCTGGTATAATCCATTACCTCAGTGGAAGGTGTACCCGGGAATCCCGCAGCAACTTTCACACCTGCTTCAAAGGCACCTCTGGCAACTGCCTCGTTACCATTCATCATCTGCATTTTAACAGTCTCAATAGCTATCTTCATCATTCAAAAGTGATTCCTCTTTCCACCAGAGGAATTATATAGATTATAAGTAAATGCGGACAAAAATATATTAATTGCAGCTCCGTCAAAACTTTTACTAACAATTTGATAGACATGATTAGTATTTTGCAATATATGTTGCAAAAATCAACTACATAATTTAAGGTTAAAGTTGCCAAGATAAAGCATGGAGGTGCAGGATAATTATGCTATCGGTCTCTCTTTAAACCGTCACTATTTTTCAGCAATAAGCGATATTTCTCTGAGAAACAACACCCTTATACACAACTATTACCCTTCTGGTGATATTCTTTAATAAACCCAAACTACCTTTTAGACTGTTCATCTAAGAAAATAATGGCATAGAAAGACATTGATCATTGAAAACCTCAAGGGTCTTTCCTAATTAGTTGCCATTCACCTGTCCGATATGGTTCTGGAAGTGGACAAAACTTTCAACGGGAAAGACGGTTTAATGAAAGCGCGAAACAACCATTTTCGGTTTATTTTACTTGATCTTCGACTTCAGTTAATGGACGGTTTTGAAATTTGTAAACGACTGCGAAAAGAAAAGATGAATACACCAATTTTTTTGACGGAATCGAGGAATTAAGAACGGCAAATATAAACTGGATAATTGCTGTTGGTGGTAAAAGAAACTTAACCAGCAAACTTTGTTTTCCAAACACACAACCAACATCTTTGAAGAACAACCAGCGAACTGAAAGGCATTGATAATCTATAATACTAACTAATCAGAAACAAGACAAATAGTAACAAAAAATCCGCCGGTGAAAACCGGTGGATTTTTTTATTTCTTTTTTAATCGGTTCGTACCAAAGCAAGCCATTTCACGTTCCGGAAAACCAACATCAAAAACCGTTTCAATTTCGTTATTGGCAATAATGTTTATAGTGAAACGTGCCCGGCCACCCGGAACAAAATTTTCTATCCGTTCAGTTTCAAATACCAATTGGTCAGGTGTTGAAATGGAATCATTCAATGCATACTCGGTAAAATAACCTTCGTTGTGGTACTGACGGAACATCACCACTTTTCGCGCACTGTCGAAACTGATTATTCCTTTATCGTCGTGCACTTCACCTTTAGCATTTTGTTCAGTCGGCTCAAACTCCGAATGATGTTTCACCTCAATGTACTGCTTGTTCATCAGCCACGAATAATCGGCCGTTATTTTCGATTTGGCATTTCCAAAACCTTCGCCGGTACCTTCCCAGTGACCGATAATATTTTCAAAACGAGTTAATGGATTTTTCTGCGCAAACAGGCCAAACGAGGTTAAAAATAAGAAGAGGGTAATAAATCCTTTCAATTTCATTGCTTCTTTTTTTGCTGATACGACTTACGGTGTTTATGCTGGCTGTTTCCTTTTTTGTATTTATGGAATTTCCCGTGTTTGTTCCTTTTCTTTTTTGAAGGAGTTCGCCATGCAGGGCCTTCGCCAAACTGCTCGGGAAGCGGGATTTTAAACACCTCTCGCTCGATCAACTCTTCTATCCGGTGAAACTTGTACATATCGTCTTCGTTCACCAACGTAAGTGCCACACCCGTTGAATCAGCACGCGCTGTACGTCCCACGCGGTGGACATAATCTTCGGCATCGCCCGGCACATCGTAGTTGATCACCAAATTGATGTCTTTAATATCGATACCGCGGCTCATTACATCGGTGGCCACCAAAATACGAATCCGCCTTGAGCGAAATCCGTTTAGCACATTTTCGCGTTCGCGCTGTTCCAGATCCGATGAAATAGCTTCGGCGTCAAAACCAAGCTTTTTTAATTTTCGGGCCAGCTCATTGGTTACCCGCTTGGTAGAACAGAATATTATAACACTGCTGTAATCCGGGTTTTCCGAAATGAGGTGTGCCACCAAATCGTTCTTTTGTTTGTCGTAAGTAAGGTACGCTGCTTGCAGCACGCCTTCTGCCGGTTTCGATAGTGAAATATTTATTTCCTTTGGCTTATGCAGAATCTCTGAAGCCAGCTTCCTGATTTTGGGTGCCATGGTTGCACTGAACATCAGCGTTTGACGCTCTTTTGGCAGGTATGAAATAATCTTCGTAATATCTTCGTAAAACCCGATATCCAGCATACGGTCGGCCTCATCGAGGATCAGAAATTCGATCTTATCAAATTTTACATATCCCAGGTTAAGATGCGAGATCAGTTTTCCGGGAGTGGCAATAATAATGTCGGCTCCTTTAGTCAATGCTCTTTTTTGTTGTCCCCATTCGTCGCCATCACCACCACCGTACAATGCAATGGAGTGAATTCCCATGGTATAACCGATTCCCTGCACCTGTTGATCTATTTGCATAGCAAGCTCGCGTGTTGGTACAATAATCAATGTTGAGGTTTCTCCTCCGGGTAAATCAGCAATTAAATCGAGGATTGGGAGTAAAAAAGCGGCTGTTTTACCTGTTCCGGTTTGAGCACAGGCAATCAGGTCATTTCCTTCAAGGATGGTGGGAATAGCTTGTTCCTGAATAGGAGTAGCATTTTTAAATCCCATGTATTCTATGGCATCTAACAAATCGTAGTTAATGCCAAGTTCTTCAAACGTCATTCAATTCTTTTAATATGTGCTACAAATGTAGTTAAAATAAATGGCACAGATTGATTACACATATCTATGTATGAACCAAACTGTCAACAATTAAGAAGATCATCATAAACAGGTAAAGGAAGTTGAGTTTATAGAACGACGGGCGTACTTTAAATTCTTCCTGAACGAAAACTGCCATCGTGAGAGATGATAACAGGTAAAAAATGTAGAACATCAGTAAAAACATGATTAGCTTGTTGCCGATCACAAAAAAGATAACCAGAAAAGCTGATGCCACTGTAGTGAGAATCCAGGTGTAGGTAACACGTTTTATTTGCAGCTCTGAAAAAAGCTGGTTAAGACTAGGCATTTTTGCCAGTTTGTATTGCTCGCCAAACATGAGCAGCAACAACCAGAAATGTGGAATTTGCCCGATAAAAAAGAAAGCGGCTACCATTAGAATAACCTCCGAAGTAAGACTCCCGCCTGCTCCTGCCCAGCCGATCATTGGGGGAATAGCACCAACCATTGAACCTGGAATAACTGCAAAAGCTGACACCTTTTTCAGAGGCGTGTAAACTCCGTTGTAAAAGAAAAGGGTGAGCCAGCTTAATACCAAAGCAAGAGGAGGATTACTTAACACGAGGATCAATGAACCGACAACTGCAAAACCAATGGCAATAAACAAGGCATTTTTAGGGCTGATTTTTCCGGATGGCAACGGGCGGTCTTTTGTGCGTGGCATTTGCGCATCGGTATGGCGTTCTTGCCAGTGATTGATAACGCTTGAGCTGCAAGCCATAAAAAACACACCGAATAACAGCCACCAACCTTGTGCATCAACGGTATGAGTATACAACACATAACCTGTCAATGCCGATAAAGCTATTGGCAGAGCTATTCGGACCTTACCTAATTCGTATATTATTTTTAGCTGTTGTTTCATTATTTTGTTTGAACCACATAGATCACATAGGACACATTAGAATTTTGCCTACTGTTTTTTGCCTACTGCCTACGCATTCATTCAATTACTCATTCACTCAGTTACTCAGTTACATATTAATCCTTAATCACGAATCCTTCCACCGACGCTACGATCGGGATTTCTGCAGGCAAAGCCTTCCTCAAATTTTGCCTTTTTACTTTCTCCTTTTGCCCTGTTTATGAACCACACAGAGCACATCAGACAAATTAGAATTTTACCTATTGCTTTTGCCTACTGCCTTTTGTTCTGAGATCTTAAATCGTTAATCATCATTCTAAATTCATCCTTCGAGTACGCTCAGGATGACACTTTGTCTTTTGCTTACTGTTTACTCAATTACTCATTCACTCAATTAATCACTAATCCTTCTATTTGCCTTCTTCGTCCTACTTCAAGGTTTTCAGGTATTCAATGATATTATCAATGTCATCATCCGAAAGTTGTCCTTCATACGAAAGCATCAAACCTTTATTAAAGCCGTCAACAATGTCGGCATTCGGATCGTAAATCGATTTGCGGATATATTCCTCATCAACCGTAACCTGACGTGTTTCGCGTCCGGTTTCCACCGTATGTTCTGCTCCCCAAATTCCTTTAAAACTTGGTCCCACCAGTCTTGTTCCATCCAAAGTATGACATGCAAAACATCCAATATTTTGCATAATTCGTTTACCCGTTGCTGCCGGCGAATCAATTTCTGCTGCTGATGCCGCTACATTTGTTGTATCGGCTATCCACGCCTGGAAAGCAGAATCTTCCATAACCTCCACATACGTGTACATGTACGAGTGCTGTAACCCGCAATATTCGGCACAAAACAGTTCGTAGGTTCCCACTTTTTGCGGTTCAAACCACATAAAATTATCCTTCATGCCGGGCACCATATCTTGCTTCACCCTAAACGCCGGTATGTAAAGACTGTGCAACACATCCATAGCCACAAGGTTTAATTTTATGGCCTGATCTTTTGGAAGGAAAAGCGTATCGGTACGACGTCCGTTTTCGTACTCAAAGCTAAAGTTCCACATACGCCCGTAAGCAGTAATTTCCATCGCATCTTTTGGTGCGCGCTGCATAGGTTTCCAACCTGCCCAACCATAGTAAAACATTAGCATGGTTAAAAGAAACGGAACAACTGTCCAAATGATTTCAAGTTTAGTACTTCCTTCAATTTGTGTTGGTTTCGGATTCCTTTTCTTGTTGTATTTAATAATGAACACAATCATTACCGCCGTTAATCCAATAAGGAATAAAAACGATATGCCCATTATTACAAGAAATGCAGTGTCGACACCCTGAACAAAATTTGAGGCTTTGGTTATTTCTGAGCTATACATAGTTATACTCTATAGAGGTAATCTAAAAAGGTTATCACAATTACAACCACAAAAATGGCAAACACAAAGGCCACCATCAGTTTAATGTACGGTTTATCGTATTTAAGGTGCATAAAATATACCAGCACCAAAACCGATTTTACAACTGCAAAAAGCAAGGCTGCAGCAACAGTAAATTCGCCTAATTCAATTGATGTTATTCCTATTGATGCAAAAGTTAATGCCAGTAACGCCACCAAAACAATGGCGTAAGCGCGATAAGGAACAATATGATGATGTTTATCTTCAGACATAGTTTTAGTTTTAATGGATGAGATAAAATAATGGGAACAGGAAAATCCAGATCAGGTCGACAAGGTGCCAGTACAAACCGCAGTTATCGAGTAACGAAGGACGTTTGGCATTTACTTTTCCATTGGCAACACCGCGTATTGCAAATCCCATAATTACCAGCCCCACAACAATGTGCAGTGCGTGCAACCCTGTCATTACAAAGTATAAACCAAAGAAAAGGATTTCGCCCTGGCTCATTTCGTTCAGCATCTGCTCCGATCCCGGCCATATTCCGTGTGAGAATTTTACACCCCACTCAAAATACTTATTCACAAGAAAGCCAACGCCGATAATAAACGTTAGTACCACCAATGCAATGGCTACTTTTTTGTGTCCTTTCTGCAGAGCCGTAGTCGACATGGCAATCGTCATACTACTCACTAAAAGAATGACGGTGTTGAACGCCCCGATAAAAGTATCGAGTTCTTCGGCCGCTAGGTGAAAGGCGTCCGGGTTCATATAGCGATAAACCGAATAGACGATAAACAGGCCGCCAAACAACAGTAGTTCTGTAAAAATAAACAGCCACATTCCAATTTTCGACGATTCGGGATCGTACATATCGGGGTGCTCTACATGTGCATGTTGATGTTCAGCCATATTATTCATAGTTATAAGGTCCGTCTTTTTCTCCCAATACCGGTTCTTTGTCGAAATTCAATACAGGTGGCGGCGATGGCACTGTCCATTCCAAGGTCCTACTGTGCCACGGATTTACTTCTGCCGGTTTCCCTTTTCGTACCGAATGAACCAGGTTTACAACAATGATGACAAAACCGGTTACCAATACCCACGAGCCTATAGTGCTCAGGATATTTCCTCCATGGAACTCTTCCAGGTAATCGTAATAACGACGTGGCATTCCCATCATTCCTAAGTAGAACATTGGCGAATACAACGCCAAAAAACCAATGGTGAAAACCAGCCAGCCAATATTGGCCCAGGCCTTATCATACATTCTTCCAAATATTTTTGGGAACCAGTAGTGCATTGCCGCAAAAAAGGCAAAGCCTGTACCGCCAAAAACAATGTAATGGAAGTGGGCTACAACAAAGGCAGTATCGTGCACATAAATATCGGTAGCCAGCGAGCCCAGAACAAGGCCACTTAAACCACCAACCATAAACACAA comes from uncultured Draconibacterium sp. and encodes:
- a CDS encoding cytochrome C oxidase subunit IV family protein, which codes for MSEDKHHHIVPYRAYAIVLVALLALTFASIGITSIELGEFTVAAALLFAVVKSVLVLVYFMHLKYDKPYIKLMVAFVFAIFVVVIVITFLDYLYRV
- a CDS encoding cytochrome c oxidase subunit 3 family protein, with the translated sequence MAEHQHAHVEHPDMYDPESSKIGMWLFIFTELLLFGGLFIVYSVYRYMNPDAFHLAAEELDTFIGAFNTVILLVSSMTIAMSTTALQKGHKKVAIALVVLTFIIGVGFLVNKYFEWGVKFSHGIWPGSEQMLNEMSQGEILFFGLYFVMTGLHALHIVVGLVIMGFAIRGVANGKVNAKRPSLLDNCGLYWHLVDLIWIFLFPLFYLIH
- a CDS encoding protoheme IX farnesyltransferase, with the translated sequence MKQQLKIIYELGKVRIALPIALSALTGYVLYTHTVDAQGWWLLFGVFFMACSSSVINHWQERHTDAQMPRTKDRPLPSGKISPKNALFIAIGFAVVGSLILVLSNPPLALVLSWLTLFFYNGVYTPLKKVSAFAVIPGSMVGAIPPMIGWAGAGGSLTSEVILMVAAFFFIGQIPHFWLLLLMFGEQYKLAKMPSLNQLFSELQIKRVTYTWILTTVASAFLVIFFVIGNKLIMFLLMFYIFYLLSSLTMAVFVQEEFKVRPSFYKLNFLYLFMMIFLIVDSLVHT
- a CDS encoding DEAD/DEAH box helicase, whose protein sequence is MTFEELGINYDLLDAIEYMGFKNATPIQEQAIPTILEGNDLIACAQTGTGKTAAFLLPILDLIADLPGGETSTLIIVPTRELAMQIDQQVQGIGYTMGIHSIALYGGGDGDEWGQQKRALTKGADIIIATPGKLISHLNLGYVKFDKIEFLILDEADRMLDIGFYEDITKIISYLPKERQTLMFSATMAPKIRKLASEILHKPKEINISLSKPAEGVLQAAYLTYDKQKNDLVAHLISENPDYSSVIIFCSTKRVTNELARKLKKLGFDAEAISSDLEQRERENVLNGFRSRRIRILVATDVMSRGIDIKDINLVINYDVPGDAEDYVHRVGRTARADSTGVALTLVNEDDMYKFHRIEELIEREVFKIPLPEQFGEGPAWRTPSKKKRNKHGKFHKYKKGNSQHKHRKSYQQKKKQ
- the coxB gene encoding cytochrome c oxidase subunit II encodes the protein MYSSEITKASNFVQGVDTAFLVIMGISFLFLIGLTAVMIVFIIKYNKKRNPKPTQIEGSTKLEIIWTVVPFLLTMLMFYYGWAGWKPMQRAPKDAMEITAYGRMWNFSFEYENGRRTDTLFLPKDQAIKLNLVAMDVLHSLYIPAFRVKQDMVPGMKDNFMWFEPQKVGTYELFCAEYCGLQHSYMYTYVEVMEDSAFQAWIADTTNVAASAAEIDSPAATGKRIMQNIGCFACHTLDGTRLVGPSFKGIWGAEHTVETGRETRQVTVDEEYIRKSIYDPNADIVDGFNKGLMLSYEGQLSDDDIDNIIEYLKTLK